One segment of Terriglobia bacterium DNA contains the following:
- a CDS encoding PadR family transcriptional regulator, with translation MPKESKQRSAVLQGTLDMMILKTLLYGPAHGHQIGKHIQRATNEFLQMQHGSLYPALHRLEKRGWVVSKWETAPDRNREFKYYRLTDKGKKQLVVEESQWKQMADAVARVMWPAAEES, from the coding sequence ATGCCGAAAGAGTCGAAGCAACGCAGTGCCGTTCTGCAGGGAACGCTGGACATGATGATCCTGAAAACGCTTCTGTATGGGCCGGCGCACGGACATCAGATCGGCAAGCATATTCAGAGGGCCACGAATGAGTTTCTGCAGATGCAGCATGGTTCTCTTTATCCCGCCTTGCATCGGCTGGAGAAGAGAGGGTGGGTGGTGTCCAAGTGGGAGACGGCGCCGGACCGCAACCGCGAGTTCAAGTACTACCGGTTGACGGATAAAGGCAAGAAGCAGCTTGTGGTCGAAGAATCGCAGTGGAAGCAGATGGCGGACGCGGTGGCTCGCGTGATGTGGCCTGCGGCCGAGGAGAGCTGA
- a CDS encoding ABC transporter permease, translating to MRWWPWKNRDEDLARELQSDLELEEEEQQEFGLSAEEARFAAVRAFGNPTVIREQTRAVWTWNWLERLLRDLKYGVRTLWRSPSFSIVSVLVMALGIGATTSLFTIVRAVLLRPLPFRDPGRLVMLYDHFRHDERGDGFSTVAAGDYRDWRAQSHGFEDMAAMRAYGGIISGVQSELPEVVQSAAGSANLFPLLGVSPVLGRTFTDAEDQPEGQPVVLLTWSIFQRRFAGDPSIIGKQVHLDTKPTTVIGVLPSWFTYPDAKIQFWLPYAQTFSYSPGDYGHADHQSMVVARLKPGVSAAVATSEVSALQYQIHLANASKPVAEDVWFRPMIDDLAKNVRTPLLVLLGAVGCMLLIACLNLTNLLVARSATRRREVAVRGALGGSRVVLICEQMTESLLICLAGGALGLLLSLASTYWLAAHWRNLPRAESVHVDAWVLAFTLALVAAAALLAGLVPAISSTGRGLLSGLRDSSRTMGSSASRARLRKTMLTVEIALTVVLLISASLLFKSFLHLRTTDLGCRIDHVITMKFGLPEIQYDTREKVVRFHEALLERLRRLPGVRGAGLVSVPPGAGFSFGRVFSILERPAPSYSLQYEAIIFTADPQYFSVMQIPLLRGRVFTEHERLTNDHYVVVSKTFVDQYLAGDDPVGKHVRVDWDTDREVYEILGEVGDTVSDITKPIQPTMYFPILSGIPDYTSEATIVAYTSADPLTMSMPIQKQISALEPELPVYNALTMDQILGKTSASQGFAANLVLAFAALSLLLAAVGLYGVLSYLTAQRTADIGLRIAVGAQRSQLLRLVLFEGLRPALIGLIFGVAASALATQLLRSMLYGTQPLDPVAFAGAAAMLMAVAVLACLIPAWRASRIDPIQALRTE from the coding sequence ATGCGATGGTGGCCGTGGAAGAATCGGGATGAGGACCTGGCGCGAGAACTCCAGTCTGACCTTGAACTGGAAGAAGAGGAACAACAGGAGTTCGGGTTGTCCGCGGAAGAGGCCCGTTTTGCCGCCGTGCGCGCTTTCGGAAACCCTACTGTGATACGTGAGCAGACGCGGGCCGTGTGGACCTGGAACTGGCTCGAGCGATTGCTGCGCGACCTTAAATATGGCGTGCGCACGTTGTGGCGCTCGCCGAGTTTCTCGATCGTATCGGTGCTCGTGATGGCGCTCGGTATCGGCGCAACCACATCGCTGTTCACCATTGTGCGTGCTGTGCTTCTGCGGCCCCTGCCGTTTCGCGATCCCGGCAGGCTGGTGATGCTCTACGATCATTTTCGCCACGACGAACGCGGGGATGGGTTTAGTACCGTTGCCGCCGGCGACTACCGCGACTGGCGCGCGCAGAGCCACGGCTTTGAAGACATGGCCGCCATGCGCGCATACGGAGGCATCATCTCCGGCGTGCAGAGTGAGCTACCTGAAGTTGTGCAGAGCGCTGCAGGTTCGGCCAATCTCTTTCCCCTGCTCGGCGTGTCGCCGGTTTTGGGGCGGACCTTTACTGACGCTGAAGACCAGCCGGAAGGGCAGCCCGTTGTGCTGCTGACCTGGAGCATCTTTCAGCGCCGCTTTGCCGGCGATCCGTCGATCATCGGCAAGCAGGTTCATCTGGACACGAAACCAACTACAGTCATTGGCGTGCTGCCGAGCTGGTTTACGTATCCCGATGCCAAGATTCAATTCTGGCTGCCGTATGCGCAGACCTTCTCGTACTCGCCGGGCGACTACGGGCACGCCGACCACCAGAGCATGGTGGTGGCACGACTCAAGCCGGGTGTGAGCGCAGCGGTGGCGACGAGCGAGGTGAGTGCGCTGCAGTATCAGATCCACCTTGCCAATGCGTCGAAGCCTGTAGCCGAAGACGTGTGGTTCCGGCCGATGATCGACGATCTTGCGAAGAATGTGCGCACGCCTCTACTGGTACTGCTGGGTGCAGTGGGCTGCATGCTCCTGATTGCCTGCCTGAACCTCACCAATCTGCTGGTGGCGAGGTCGGCGACTCGGCGCAGGGAGGTTGCGGTCCGCGGTGCGCTTGGCGGCAGCCGTGTTGTTCTTATCTGCGAGCAGATGACGGAGAGTTTGCTGATCTGTCTGGCCGGTGGAGCACTGGGCCTGCTGCTGTCGCTGGCTTCGACCTACTGGCTCGCGGCACATTGGCGCAATCTGCCGCGCGCCGAGTCGGTGCATGTCGATGCGTGGGTTCTCGCGTTTACCTTGGCCCTGGTAGCCGCGGCAGCATTGCTGGCCGGCCTTGTGCCCGCAATTTCGTCCACCGGAAGAGGGCTGCTTTCCGGGCTGCGAGATTCCTCGCGAACGATGGGCAGCAGCGCCTCCCGGGCGCGGCTGCGCAAGACGATGCTGACAGTGGAAATCGCCCTTACGGTAGTCCTGCTGATCTCGGCGAGTTTGCTGTTCAAGAGCTTCCTGCATCTACGCACAACCGATCTCGGGTGCCGCATCGACCACGTGATCACCATGAAATTCGGCCTGCCCGAAATCCAGTACGATACGCGCGAAAAGGTCGTGCGCTTCCACGAGGCGTTGCTCGAGCGACTACGACGCCTGCCTGGCGTGCGCGGCGCGGGATTGGTTTCCGTTCCACCGGGGGCGGGCTTCTCATTTGGCCGGGTATTCAGCATCCTGGAGCGGCCCGCACCCAGCTACAGCCTTCAGTACGAAGCCATCATTTTCACTGCCGACCCGCAGTACTTCAGCGTGATGCAGATTCCACTGCTGCGCGGGCGCGTCTTCACAGAACACGAGCGACTCACTAACGATCACTACGTCGTTGTGAGCAAGACGTTCGTCGATCAGTACCTCGCGGGCGACGACCCGGTCGGCAAGCATGTCCGCGTGGACTGGGATACCGATCGGGAAGTTTACGAGATTCTCGGTGAAGTTGGAGATACGGTCTCTGACATTACCAAGCCGATTCAACCCACGATGTACTTCCCTATTTTGTCGGGCATTCCCGATTACACTTCGGAGGCGACGATCGTTGCGTACACTTCCGCTGATCCGCTGACGATGTCGATGCCGATCCAAAAACAAATCTCGGCGCTCGAACCCGAGTTGCCCGTCTATAACGCGCTGACCATGGACCAGATTCTCGGCAAGACCTCTGCCAGCCAGGGTTTCGCGGCCAATCTGGTGTTGGCCTTTGCCGCCCTGTCGCTTCTTTTGGCGGCGGTCGGCCTCTATGGAGTGCTCTCCTACCTGACCGCGCAGCGGACGGCGGATATCGGTCTTCGCATTGCGGTTGGCGCGCAGCGATCACAGCTCCTGCGGCTTGTTCTTTTCGAAGGGCTGCGCCCTGCGCTTATCGGATTGATTTTTGGCGTGGCTGCCAGCGCCCTGGCCACGCAACTGCTGCGATCAATGCTCTATGGAACCCAGCCGCTCGATCCTGTGGCGTTTGCGGGCGCAGCGGCGATGCTGATGGCTGTCGCAGTGCTGGCCTGCTTGATCCCGGCGTGGAGGGCATCGCGCATCGATCCAATTCAGGCATTGCGAACTGAATAG
- the mtgA gene encoding monofunctional biosynthetic peptidoglycan transglycosylase yields MPITQVKPPLRTRRLRPFIRWFVIGLGLLWSLAALILVAARWINPPTTTVHIQRRLQAWIHQRPYHERYKFVPLREISPNLQHAVIAAEDAHFYQHHGFDWHEMQIAAEGDLEGERTRGASTLTQQLIKNLFFGTGRSFLRKGAEATLVPVAEFVLGKQRILELYLNEVEWGPGIYGADSACRYYNGTAARNIGREEAARLAAILPAPLKRRPERMNKYSTIILERMDQMGW; encoded by the coding sequence TTGCCAATCACTCAGGTCAAGCCGCCTCTTCGGACGCGCCGCCTCCGCCCCTTTATTCGATGGTTCGTCATTGGCTTGGGGCTTCTTTGGTCGCTTGCCGCGCTGATCCTTGTGGCAGCCCGATGGATCAATCCGCCCACAACCACGGTGCACATCCAGCGTCGCTTGCAAGCCTGGATTCACCAGAGGCCATATCACGAACGCTACAAATTCGTTCCACTCAGAGAAATCTCGCCCAATCTCCAGCACGCCGTAATCGCCGCAGAGGACGCACACTTTTACCAGCACCATGGATTTGACTGGCATGAGATGCAAATAGCTGCCGAAGGTGATTTGGAAGGCGAACGCACGCGTGGAGCTTCCACCCTCACTCAGCAACTCATTAAAAACTTATTTTTCGGAACAGGCCGCTCTTTCCTCCGAAAGGGCGCAGAAGCCACGCTGGTGCCAGTGGCCGAATTCGTTCTCGGCAAACAACGCATTCTCGAGCTATACCTCAACGAGGTGGAATGGGGTCCTGGCATTTACGGTGCAGATTCGGCGTGTCGTTATTACAACGGAACCGCAGCCCGGAATATAGGCCGGGAAGAGGCAGCACGGCTTGCTGCAATTCTGCCCGCGCCCCTGAAGCGACGCCCCGAGCGCATGAATAAATACAGCACGATCATCCTCGAGCGGATGGACCAAATGGGATGGTAA